A single window of Oxyura jamaicensis isolate SHBP4307 breed ruddy duck chromosome 3, BPBGC_Ojam_1.0, whole genome shotgun sequence DNA harbors:
- the MIXL1 gene encoding homeobox protein MIXL1: MATLRFGEPFPAGRWPREAAAGGVGGGGPGSGSPPVTALPRGAAEPAEGAPAAQRRKRTSFTAAQLETLESVFQDTMYPDIHLREKLADATQIPESRIQVWFQNRRAKSRRQRGPARSGPGPSPGPQPLGFPRPPHAAPLRFAAPQQPLRPLCGAARHQEDGCEWPPAAAAFPPGADFEGCPPRQHGGAEGAFPGPPPPAGPYPPPRGLCGRYSPLSEADDSGGFSEPGSEWEENALGAFRAV, encoded by the exons ATGGCCACGCTGCGCTTCGGGGAGCCCTTCCCGGCGGGGAGGTGGCCCCgtgaggcggcggcgggcggtgTCGGCGGCGGGGGGCCCGGCTCGGGCTCGCCTCCCGTCACGGCGCTGCCCCGCGGGGCGGCGGAGCCGGCGGAGGGGGCGCCGGCGGCGCAGCGTCGGAAGCGGACGAGCTTCACGGCGGCGCAGCTGGAGACGCTGGAGTCGGTGTTCCAGGACACCATGTACCCCGACATCCACCTGCGGGAGAAGCTGGCCGACGCCACGCAGATCCCCGAGTCCCGCATCCAG GTCTGGTTCCAGAACCGCCGAGCCAAGTCCCGCCGCCAGCGGGGGCCGGCCCGCTCCGGCCCCGgtcccagccccggcccccagccTCTGGGCTTCCCGCGGCCGCCCCacgccgccccgctccgcttCGCCGCCCCGCAGCAGCCGCTCCGCCCGTTGTGCGGCGCCGCCCGGCACCAGGAGGACGGCTGCGAgtggccgcccgccgccgccgccttcccGCCCGGCGCCGACTTCGAGGGCTGCCCCCCGCGGCAGCACGGCGGGGCCGAGGGCGCCttcccggggccgccgccgcccgccggccCCTACCCGCCCCCGCGCGGCCTCTGCGGGCGGTACTCGCCCCTCTCGGAGGCCGACGACAGCGGCGGCTTCTCCGAGCCGGGCTCGGAGTGGGAGGAGAACGCCCTCGGCGCCTTCCGAGCCGTCTGA